The proteins below are encoded in one region of Metabacillus dongyingensis:
- a CDS encoding GNAT family N-acetyltransferase yields MLSKLETEKTLLRAFEPEDAPFVEELAGDKRVAATTITIPHPYPPGSAVNWIEKHKERAEKKESYIFAIEEKSDGKLIGTVTLRIENNHKRAELAYWFGVPFWGKGYATESIGKVLEFGFENVGLNRIWATVMKKNIASSKVLTKNGFNHEGTFPKHDLKWGKFEDVEYYGLLNDDFI; encoded by the coding sequence ATGCTATCTAAACTTGAAACTGAAAAAACTTTATTAAGGGCATTTGAGCCAGAAGATGCACCTTTTGTTGAGGAGTTAGCAGGAGATAAAAGGGTTGCAGCAACTACAATTACTATTCCTCACCCTTATCCACCTGGAAGTGCTGTTAACTGGATTGAAAAACACAAAGAACGTGCTGAGAAAAAAGAGAGCTATATTTTTGCAATAGAAGAAAAAAGCGATGGTAAACTTATAGGAACAGTAACTTTACGCATTGAAAATAATCACAAAAGAGCTGAGTTAGCTTACTGGTTTGGAGTGCCTTTTTGGGGAAAGGGGTATGCAACAGAATCCATAGGCAAGGTATTAGAATTTGGTTTTGAAAATGTTGGATTGAACAGAATATGGGCAACTGTAATGAAGAAAAACATTGCTTCAAGTAAGGTTTTGACTAAGAACGGCTTTAATCACGAAGGGACTTTTCCTAAACACGATTTAAAGTGGGGAAAATTTGAGGATGTCGAATACTACGGTTTATTAAATGATGATTTTATATAA
- a CDS encoding four-helix bundle copper-binding protein has protein sequence MQNHYECIKACLECVEACNVCFDKCLSEEDVNMMKECIRLDRECADICSFAAQAMMRNSEFAQQICQLCAEICEACGNECKKHDHDHCQKCAEACYKCAEECRRMAA, from the coding sequence ATGCAGAACCATTATGAATGTATTAAAGCCTGTTTGGAATGTGTTGAGGCTTGTAATGTTTGTTTCGACAAATGCTTATCAGAAGAAGATGTAAACATGATGAAAGAGTGCATTCGCCTTGATCGAGAATGTGCCGATATTTGTTCATTTGCAGCTCAAGCTATGATGAGAAACAGCGAATTTGCTCAACAAATATGCCAATTGTGTGCAGAGATTTGTGAAGCATGTGGGAATGAGTGTAAGAAACACGACCATGATCATTGTCAAAAATGTGCCGAAGCTTGTTATAAATGTGCTGAAGAATGCCGGAGAATGGCTGCGTAA
- the spoIIP gene encoding stage II sporulation protein P: MKELKNHSISFVFGGVITIILIFFFIGFLVNSEVKYKTGFIQSVMEGLESEDIYTHFLRAENHYFYQPQENEKDLFSMSHISKVLFKLGTNVVPEDARTFLGRELPGLTLYDTKIVIAGEGTNLATLPFESSPPTEVLLKEREIVEEKLKGREEDKIPSEEPKKVNDKNNPVYIYQTHSWESFLPLLKNAKVPNDAISNDQRVNVIALGSRLSNKLMEEGIAVKHDQTNMTKELLKRKWSTTKSYKLSGAIIQASANESQDSEYYIDIHRDSARKKMTTKTINGKEYAKLYFVVGEANKNYEKNLKFVEKIHNEIEKRYPGLSRGVFLKAKSMGNGEYNQGISDKAILIEIGGVDNDFDELDRSVDIFSEVFSDIYWQERQAKEVNGDG; encoded by the coding sequence ATGAAAGAACTTAAAAATCACAGTATATCTTTCGTTTTTGGCGGAGTAATTACTATAATACTTATTTTCTTTTTTATAGGATTTTTAGTTAACTCAGAGGTGAAATATAAAACTGGATTTATTCAGAGTGTAATGGAAGGATTGGAATCCGAAGATATTTATACTCATTTTTTAAGAGCTGAAAATCATTACTTTTATCAGCCCCAGGAAAATGAGAAGGATTTGTTTTCAATGAGCCATATCTCAAAGGTTCTTTTTAAATTAGGAACAAATGTAGTACCAGAAGATGCTAGAACATTCCTAGGAAGAGAATTACCTGGACTTACTCTCTATGACACAAAAATTGTAATTGCCGGTGAAGGGACAAACTTGGCTACTCTACCATTTGAATCCTCTCCTCCAACTGAAGTTTTATTAAAGGAAAGAGAGATAGTAGAGGAAAAATTAAAAGGGAGAGAAGAAGATAAAATTCCATCTGAAGAACCTAAAAAAGTAAATGACAAGAATAATCCCGTATATATCTATCAAACTCACAGCTGGGAATCCTTCCTTCCCTTATTAAAAAACGCAAAGGTTCCAAATGATGCAATTAGTAATGATCAAAGGGTGAATGTTATTGCTCTGGGAAGCCGACTATCGAATAAACTGATGGAAGAAGGTATTGCTGTCAAACACGATCAAACAAATATGACTAAAGAACTGCTTAAAAGAAAATGGAGCACGACAAAATCTTATAAGTTGTCTGGGGCCATTATTCAAGCAAGCGCGAATGAGTCTCAGGATTCAGAATACTACATTGACATACACCGTGATTCAGCTAGAAAGAAAATGACTACTAAAACGATTAATGGAAAAGAATATGCAAAGTTATATTTTGTTGTAGGTGAAGCAAATAAAAATTATGAGAAAAACTTGAAATTTGTAGAGAAAATTCATAATGAAATTGAAAAACGGTATCCAGGTTTAAGTCGAGGTGTTTTTCTAAAAGCCAAAAGTATGGGCAACGGTGAATACAATCAAGGTATTTCTGATAAAGCTATTCTTATTGAAATAGGCGGAGTAGACAATGATTTCGATGAATTGGATCGAAGTGTTGATATTTTCTCAGAAGTCTTTTCAGATATCTATTGGCAAGAACGTCAAGCTAAAGAGGTGAACGGAGATGGTTAA
- a CDS encoding TVP38/TMEM64 family protein, which produces MFVTAANLIFFGFWQGTIISFIGETIGALIAFYLYRKGFKRISHEMLKGHPRVNSLMHLDGKDAFLLILSLRIMPFIPSGIVTFFSAIGSVSILVFFLGSTIGKLPAMLMESYAVYQVTTVSVQGKIILSLAACYGIFICYKKIKKKK; this is translated from the coding sequence GTGTTTGTTACAGCTGCTAACCTTATTTTTTTTGGTTTTTGGCAAGGAACAATCATATCTTTTATTGGTGAAACAATAGGTGCTTTAATTGCCTTTTATTTATATCGTAAAGGATTTAAACGTATATCTCATGAAATGCTAAAAGGGCATCCCAGAGTTAACTCACTCATGCATCTTGACGGAAAAGATGCATTTTTACTTATCCTATCATTACGAATTATGCCTTTTATTCCATCGGGAATTGTTACCTTTTTTTCAGCGATTGGCAGTGTTTCTATATTGGTTTTTTTCCTTGGGAGCACTATAGGTAAATTACCAGCGATGCTTATGGAGTCCTATGCTGTTTATCAAGTCACAACTGTAAGTGTGCAAGGAAAAATAATCCTGAGTTTAGCTGCTTGTTATGGGATTTTTATTTGCTATAAAAAGATAAAGAAAAAGAAGTGA
- a CDS encoding cupredoxin domain-containing protein: MSISLVILITTVICTFFLTFVYINKHSKEISAMTGMMAAMSMGMLIGLLGGTIVGIYFAENLYLSTIIGLGMGMIAGAIIGLPLSFLASIEGMLSGLMGGMMGAMLGAMISIVNIDSIIKILFLIEIVFNIIILYLIVNETRDRKDWFFVKGLKNPMISGIALMSFFFLFNTTGTITISNTLGNHSSHENHNVENQTVKNKEINVIQIDAKDYKYNPVEFKIKNEQQVTINFKNTGAVEHDIQIDGLEAEIINMESHRHGAEGIHIHAMPGEQSSITFKALKTGVFEYYCTLPGHKESGMIGSMSVF; the protein is encoded by the coding sequence TTGTCTATTTCTTTAGTGATTTTAATAACAACAGTCATTTGCACATTTTTCCTAACTTTTGTCTATATTAATAAACACAGCAAGGAAATTAGCGCTATGACCGGTATGATGGCTGCAATGTCTATGGGGATGCTGATTGGATTGCTGGGTGGAACAATAGTCGGTATATACTTTGCTGAAAATCTTTATCTATCTACCATTATTGGTTTAGGTATGGGAATGATTGCTGGAGCCATTATTGGGCTTCCTTTATCTTTCTTGGCAAGTATTGAAGGAATGCTATCCGGACTAATGGGCGGTATGATGGGAGCTATGTTAGGAGCAATGATTTCCATCGTAAATATTGATTCAATTATCAAGATCCTTTTTCTAATTGAAATTGTTTTCAATATTATTATTTTATACTTAATAGTAAATGAAACCCGAGATCGAAAAGATTGGTTCTTTGTGAAGGGGTTGAAAAATCCAATGATCTCAGGTATTGCGCTTATGTCGTTTTTTTTTCTGTTTAATACGACTGGCACTATTACTATTTCAAATACATTAGGTAATCATTCTTCTCATGAGAATCATAACGTTGAAAATCAGACTGTAAAAAATAAAGAAATAAATGTTATTCAAATCGATGCAAAAGATTATAAATATAATCCTGTAGAGTTTAAAATAAAGAACGAGCAGCAAGTTACAATTAATTTTAAGAATACCGGCGCAGTTGAACATGATATACAAATTGATGGATTGGAAGCAGAGATCATTAATATGGAAAGTCATCGACACGGGGCAGAAGGAATACATATTCATGCTATGCCTGGAGAACAATCATCTATTACTTTCAAAGCACTTAAAACGGGTGTTTTTGAATATTATTGTACGTTACCAGGTCATAAAGAGTCAGGTATGATAGGAAGCATGAGTGTCTTTTAG
- a CDS encoding GTP-binding protein gives MTKKIPVTVLSGYLGAGKTTILNHILQNQEGLRVAVIVNDMSEINIDAETIKQGGGLKRTEEKLVEMSNGCICCTLREDLLVEVEKLVLEGNIDYIVIESTGISEPVPVAQTFSYIDEELGIDLTRFCMLDTMVTVVDANRFWHDFKSGDSLLDRKEALSDEDDRVIADLLLDQIEFCDVLIINKCDLVTEEALHKLEQVLRKLQPGARFIRTEKGQVKPTEILQTGLFDFEKASESAGWIKELTTGHKDHQPETEEYGITSFVYKRRLPFHSDRFYQLMHSLSGNVVRVKGIAWCATRNQLALSVSQAGPSIIIEPVSYWVATLPVLERDALLKENPHIQAEWDPEFGDRMTQLVFIGVDMNERDVVKLLDKCLLTNDEFDSDWNKLEDPFEWEIPTSK, from the coding sequence TTGACCAAAAAAATTCCTGTAACAGTATTAAGCGGATATTTAGGTGCCGGCAAAACAACCATATTAAATCATATCCTTCAAAATCAAGAAGGGCTAAGAGTTGCTGTTATCGTTAATGATATGAGCGAAATCAATATAGATGCAGAAACGATAAAGCAAGGGGGAGGGTTAAAGAGAACAGAAGAAAAGTTAGTTGAGATGTCAAACGGTTGTATTTGTTGCACGCTGCGTGAAGATCTGCTTGTCGAAGTAGAAAAACTTGTACTCGAAGGAAATATCGACTACATCGTAATCGAATCAACTGGTATTAGCGAGCCAGTTCCTGTGGCTCAAACCTTTTCATATATCGACGAGGAGCTGGGGATCGACCTTACTCGTTTTTGCATGCTGGATACAATGGTTACGGTCGTTGATGCAAATCGGTTTTGGCATGATTTCAAATCAGGTGATAGTCTGCTTGATCGAAAAGAAGCATTAAGTGATGAAGATGATAGAGTAATTGCTGACTTATTATTGGATCAGATTGAATTTTGTGATGTTCTCATCATAAACAAGTGCGATCTCGTAACGGAGGAAGCATTACATAAACTCGAACAGGTATTAAGAAAGCTTCAGCCCGGGGCACGGTTCATTCGAACAGAAAAGGGTCAAGTCAAGCCTACAGAAATTCTTCAGACCGGTCTTTTTGACTTCGAAAAAGCCAGTGAATCTGCTGGGTGGATTAAAGAGTTAACAACCGGGCATAAAGACCATCAGCCGGAAACAGAAGAATACGGCATAACATCGTTTGTCTATAAACGGAGACTGCCTTTTCACAGTGACCGTTTTTATCAATTGATGCATTCTCTTTCAGGAAATGTGGTCAGGGTCAAAGGAATAGCCTGGTGTGCTACAAGAAATCAACTTGCCCTTTCTGTCTCACAAGCAGGACCTTCTATTATTATCGAGCCCGTGTCTTATTGGGTAGCAACTTTGCCCGTACTTGAACGGGATGCACTATTGAAAGAGAACCCTCATATACAGGCAGAATGGGATCCAGAGTTTGGAGATCGAATGACACAGCTTGTCTTTATTGGGGTGGATATGAACGAACGTGATGTTGTGAAGCTATTGGATAAATGTTTACTTACAAATGATGAATTTGATTCCGACTGGAACAAACTTGAGGATCCATTTGAATGGGAGATACCTACTTCGAAATAA
- the rpsN gene encoding 30S ribosomal protein S14, giving the protein MAKKSKVAKEKKRQALVEKYRELRIELKEKGDFEALRKLPRDSSPTRLKNRCEVTGRPRGYLRKFKLSRIAFREYAHKGQIPGVKKASW; this is encoded by the coding sequence GTGGCCAAAAAGTCGAAGGTTGCAAAAGAGAAAAAACGTCAGGCATTAGTTGAGAAGTATAGAGAATTACGTATTGAGCTGAAAGAAAAAGGAGATTTTGAAGCTCTTAGAAAACTGCCTCGAGACTCATCGCCAACACGTTTAAAAAACAGATGTGAAGTAACTGGAAGACCAAGAGGATACCTAAGAAAATTTAAACTTTCCAGAATTGCTTTTAGAGAATATGCTCATAAAGGTCAGATTCCAGGAGTGAAAAAAGCAAGCTGGTAA
- a CDS encoding FAD/NAD(P)-binding protein, with the protein MYEWIIIGGGVQGVTMATFLLQSKKTTPCKIRIIDPHAKPLENWERCTKAISMPYLRSPSVHHIEINPFGLERFSKQNHGETFYGRFKRPSLSLFKQHCDHLFHELNMRECWIKGRVIEVQKTGVKWEIVNDDGNKLATKNVVIAIGIGEQPYWPEWALKLKDQTQTIHHIFEDNFNFESLLGPIVVIGGGMTAAHLVNKLASIFPGEVTMVKRHPFRVKLFDSDPGWLGPKKQASFRNNPDYSSRRRRIIEARHRGSITQDLHMKLHHLKRRGQLDWLDEEINTFKQVENGTILITKEGKEILARSIILATGFKPTLPGREWISPLMKREKLKCAECGYPIVTERLEWAEGLYVTGALAELQIGPIARNISGARQAAEQIVSSI; encoded by the coding sequence ATGTATGAATGGATCATTATTGGAGGAGGAGTACAGGGGGTTACAATGGCCACTTTTCTTCTGCAAAGCAAAAAAACAACACCTTGTAAAATACGAATTATAGATCCGCACGCTAAGCCGCTGGAAAACTGGGAACGTTGCACAAAAGCGATTTCAATGCCATATTTGAGATCTCCATCCGTTCATCATATTGAGATAAATCCATTTGGGCTTGAACGATTTTCCAAACAGAATCATGGCGAAACTTTTTATGGACGTTTTAAAAGACCATCATTAAGTCTTTTTAAGCAGCATTGTGATCATCTGTTTCATGAATTAAATATGAGAGAATGCTGGATAAAGGGTCGGGTTATAGAGGTTCAGAAGACTGGGGTTAAATGGGAAATTGTCAATGATGACGGAAATAAGTTAGCCACAAAGAATGTGGTGATTGCAATTGGTATTGGAGAACAGCCTTATTGGCCTGAATGGGCACTAAAGTTAAAAGATCAAACGCAGACCATTCATCATATTTTTGAGGATAATTTTAATTTTGAATCTTTATTAGGGCCTATCGTAGTTATTGGTGGTGGGATGACAGCTGCACATCTCGTGAATAAATTGGCAAGCATTTTCCCTGGTGAAGTAACAATGGTGAAAAGGCATCCATTCAGAGTAAAGCTGTTTGATAGCGATCCAGGATGGCTTGGCCCTAAAAAGCAGGCTTCATTTAGAAATAATCCAGATTATTCAAGCCGGCGCAGGAGAATTATTGAAGCCAGACACCGAGGTTCCATAACTCAAGATCTTCATATGAAACTTCACCATTTGAAGAGACGGGGGCAACTTGACTGGTTAGATGAGGAAATTAATACATTTAAGCAAGTTGAAAACGGCACAATACTGATTACTAAAGAGGGTAAAGAGATCTTAGCTAGATCAATTATTCTAGCGACTGGTTTTAAGCCTACACTCCCAGGAAGAGAATGGATTTCCCCACTGATGAAAAGGGAAAAGCTAAAATGTGCAGAATGCGGATATCCAATTGTAACAGAGCGTCTTGAATGGGCTGAAGGCTTGTACGTAACCGGAGCATTAGCTGAACTTCAGATTGGACCCATTGCTAGAAATATTTCCGGTGCAAGACAAGCTGCTGAACAAATCGTATCATCAATTTAA